In the genome of Gammaproteobacteria bacterium, one region contains:
- a CDS encoding lamin tail domain-containing protein has product MLVSDLLISEVMANPVALPDARGEWFELYNPTDQEINLRDITIGDDDRDRHKIETDLLIMPSEYLTLARSVDPGFVPDYVYNNFTLGNGADEIVFGNGITELLRLDYGAGFVEAGRSSELFRLPMLASNYGPTLTSHTFGPGDIGTPGLAGSAIAGVYTVPLPAMIWLFPSGFLAMLVATILSGRTPAYPLSQIVIPGFKIAIPGTKIVIPRLDRGIHQP; this is encoded by the coding sequence CGCGCGGCGAATGGTTCGAACTTTATAACCCAACCGATCAAGAAATCAATCTGCGCGATATCACGATCGGCGACGATGACCGCGACCGTCACAAGATCGAAACCGACCTGTTGATTATGCCGAGCGAGTACCTGACGCTTGCCCGGAGTGTCGATCCGGGATTCGTGCCTGATTATGTTTATAACAATTTCACGCTCGGTAACGGGGCGGATGAAATTGTCTTTGGCAATGGTATAACAGAATTGCTGCGCCTGGATTACGGCGCCGGTTTCGTCGAAGCGGGGCGATCGAGCGAGTTGTTTCGTTTACCCATGCTAGCGTCAAACTATGGCCCCACACTGACATCACATACCTTCGGCCCCGGCGATATTGGAACACCGGGTCTGGCAGGAAGTGCCATTGCCGGCGTTTACACAGTGCCGCTACCCGCCATGATCTGGCTCTTCCCTAGCGGCTTCCTCGCCATGCTTGTGGCAACCATATTATCAGGCCGTACACCTGCTTATCCGCTATCTCAAATCGTCATCCCTGGATTTAAAATTGCCATCCCCGGCACCAAAATTGTCATCCCGCGGCTTGACCGCGGGATCCACCAGCCATGA
- a CDS encoding GIY-YIG nuclease family protein, with the protein MKKSHYTYILASKRHGALYIGMTPDLAGCVLDHKCNLIAGITSQYAIHRLVYFERHEDIALASQHETAIKKMHRLWKLDLIEQQNPEWHDLYDDIAPKFVIPRLDPKRRTGGIQ; encoded by the coding sequence ATGAAGAAATCCCACTACACCTACATCCTGGCCAGCAAACGCCACGGCGCCCTATACATCGGTATGACCCCCGATCTTGCAGGATGCGTCCTGGACCATAAATGCAATCTAATAGCTGGTATAACCAGCCAATACGCAATTCATCGACTGGTCTATTTCGAACGCCACGAAGATATCGCTTTGGCATCTCAGCACGAAACTGCAATCAAGAAAATGCACCGACTCTGGAAACTCGATCTAATAGAGCAGCAAAATCCCGAATGGCACGACCTTTATGACGACATCGCCCCCAAATTTGTCATCCCGCGGCTCGACCCGAAGCGTCGGACCGGCGGGATCCAGTAA